Proteins encoded by one window of Gambusia affinis linkage group LG17, SWU_Gaff_1.0, whole genome shotgun sequence:
- the fbp1b gene encoding fructose-1,6-bisphosphatase 1b, which translates to MSDRGAFDTNVVTLTRFVLEEGRKAQGTGELTTLLNSICTAVKAISSAVRKAGIANLYGIAGSTNVTGDQVKKLDVLSNDLVINMIKSSFTSCVLVSEEDEKAIIVEPDKRGKYIVCFDPLDGSSNIDCLVSIGTIFAIYKKTTAGEPCEQDALQPGRNIVAAGYALYGSATMMVISTGQGVNGFMLDPAIGEFILVDRDVKIKKKGKIYSLNEGYAQHFYPDVTEYLHKKKHPEDSSAPYGSRYIGSMVADVHRTLVYGGIFLYPANVKSPKGKLRLLYECNPMAFIMEQAGGKATTGSENILDIQPTNIHQRVPVVLGSPDDVQEYLSIYKKHNK; encoded by the exons ATGTCCGATAGAGGAGCTTTCGACACCAACGTGGTGACCCTCACCAGGTTTGTTCTAGAGGAAGGCAGGAAGGCCCAAGGAACGGGAGAACTGACAACCCTGCTGAACTCCATCTGCACCGCTGTCAAAGCTATTTCCTCTGCAGTCAGGAAGGCTGGGATTGCTAACCT ATATGGGATCGCTGGAAGCACCAACGTGACGGGCGACCAGGTGAAGAAGCTGGACGTCCTGTCCAACGACCTGGTGATCAACATGATCAAGTCATCCTTCACCTCCTGCGTCCTGGTCTCAGAGGAAGATGAGAAAGCCATCATAGTGGAGCCAGATAAGAGA GGAAAGTACATCGTCTGCTTTGACCCACTGGATGGATCTTCCAACATCGACTGTCTAGTCTCCATTGGGACAATCTTTGCCATCTACAAAAAG ACCACAGCTGGTGAGCCATGTGAGCAGGATGCCCTGCAGCCCGGCAGAAACATTGTAGCAGCTGGTTACGCCCTGTACGGCAGCGCCACCATGATGGTCATCTCCACTGGGCAGGGCGTGAACGGCTTCATGCTGGACCCC GCAATCGGCGAGTTCATTTTGGTAGATCGAGACGTGAAAATCAAGAAGAAGGGTAAAATCTACAGTTTGAACGAAGGCTATGCACAGCACTTTTATCCGGACGTGACGGAGTACCTTCACAAGAAGAAACACCCAGAG GACAGTTCTGCACCGTACGGCAGCAGATATATTGGCTCAATGGTGGCAGATGTTCATCGAACGTTGGTGTACGGCGGGATCTTCTTATACCCTGCTAACGTCAAGAGTCCAAAGGGCAAG CTGAGGCTGCTGTATGAATGCAACCCCATGGCCTTCATCATGGAGCAAGCAGGAGGCAAGGCCACTACCGGGTCAGAGAACATTCTGGACATCCAGCCCACCAACATCCACCAGAGAGTCCCTGTCGTCCTGGGCTCCCCTGACGATGTGCAAGAGTATCTTTCCATCTACAAGAAGCATAACAAATGA